One segment of Cohaesibacter intestini DNA contains the following:
- the chrA gene encoding chromate efflux transporter, which translates to MSNKQQDPSATAPTTNPSPTLAEANHVWWHIGLLSFGGPAAQIALMHRMIVDEKGWLSERQFLNALSFCMMLPGPEAMQLATYSGWRLHGSLGGLMAGLAFVIPGALVILALAAFYALAGQTPLAASLFMGIKAAVLIIVVEALLRVARKALDGTAHWLIAGLAFVGIFFLQWPFPLIIALAAAYGVWHAGRMPAGAAGEEGEAVKAVPFRQTLATILVWLTLWLVPLGLIGWLVEPAMLGNIGLFFAKLATVTFGGAYAVLAYMAQDAVNSHGWLSASEMMDGLGLAETTPGPLILVTEFVGFLAAARADGGVNLWLGLVGAMVTLWATFAPCFLWVFAGAPYIEWISHRPRLREALRAITAAVVGVILNLSVWFALHVLFGTVQQQAFGPILLHLPEWDSFNPAVFGLALAAGYLLHWRQWSVLACLGVTSALGIGIGLIPTLV; encoded by the coding sequence GTGTCCAACAAGCAGCAGGATCCGTCGGCAACTGCACCGACGACAAACCCGTCTCCAACGCTGGCTGAGGCCAATCATGTCTGGTGGCATATCGGGCTTCTTTCCTTTGGTGGTCCGGCTGCCCAGATTGCGCTGATGCATCGGATGATCGTCGACGAAAAGGGCTGGTTGAGCGAGCGGCAGTTCCTCAATGCCCTGTCTTTCTGCATGATGCTGCCCGGGCCTGAAGCGATGCAACTGGCAACCTATTCAGGCTGGCGGCTGCATGGATCTCTCGGCGGGCTGATGGCCGGTCTGGCCTTTGTTATTCCCGGTGCGCTTGTCATTCTGGCGCTGGCAGCCTTTTACGCACTGGCGGGGCAAACCCCTTTGGCTGCCTCCCTGTTCATGGGCATCAAGGCCGCTGTCCTGATTATCGTTGTTGAAGCTTTGTTGCGAGTGGCAAGAAAAGCGCTCGACGGAACAGCCCATTGGCTGATTGCCGGTCTGGCCTTTGTCGGCATCTTCTTTCTGCAATGGCCTTTTCCGTTGATCATCGCGCTTGCGGCCGCTTATGGCGTCTGGCACGCCGGTCGCATGCCTGCCGGGGCTGCAGGCGAAGAGGGTGAGGCGGTCAAGGCTGTGCCCTTCAGGCAAACCCTCGCCACCATCCTTGTTTGGCTCACGCTCTGGCTGGTGCCTCTTGGCCTGATCGGCTGGCTGGTGGAACCCGCCATGCTCGGCAATATCGGTCTCTTCTTTGCCAAACTGGCAACCGTTACCTTCGGTGGAGCCTATGCGGTGCTGGCCTATATGGCCCAGGACGCCGTCAATTCCCATGGCTGGCTGTCTGCCAGCGAAATGATGGATGGCTTGGGACTGGCGGAAACCACACCCGGTCCGCTTATTCTGGTGACTGAATTTGTTGGTTTTCTGGCCGCCGCTCGGGCCGACGGAGGCGTCAATCTCTGGCTTGGACTGGTCGGAGCAATGGTGACCCTCTGGGCGACCTTCGCCCCTTGCTTCCTCTGGGTCTTTGCCGGGGCTCCCTATATCGAATGGATCAGCCACCGCCCGCGCCTGCGTGAAGCCTTGCGGGCGATCACCGCAGCGGTCGTCGGCGTCATCCTCAATCTCTCGGTCTGGTTTGCCCTGCATGTGCTGTTTGGCACGGTACAACAGCAGGCATTTGGGCCGATCCTGTTGCATCTGCCCGAGTGGGACAGTTTCAACCCTGCTGTCTTCGGCTTGGCTTTGGCTGCTGGTTATTTGTTGCACTGGCGGCAATGGTCGGTCCTTGCCTGCCTTGGAGTGACCAGCGCGCTTGGTATTGGTATCGGTCTGATACCTACCCTTGTGTAG
- the ptsN gene encoding PTS IIA-like nitrogen regulatory protein PtsN, whose product MELNDLLAPESIIPLLKASSKKQVIQELSERAAQLTGLPQRQIFEKLLQRERLGSTGVGQGVAIPHGKLPDLDRIHGIFALLDKPVNFDAMDDKPVDIVFLLLAPEGAGADHLKALARIARVLRSEGTLEKLRAATEGDEIRAVLSVVQESNAA is encoded by the coding sequence ATGGAACTGAACGATCTTCTCGCCCCTGAATCCATCATTCCGTTGCTCAAGGCCAGCAGCAAGAAACAGGTAATTCAGGAGCTGTCAGAGCGAGCCGCCCAATTGACGGGTTTGCCTCAGCGTCAAATTTTCGAGAAATTGCTGCAACGCGAACGCCTCGGCTCGACGGGTGTCGGTCAAGGTGTGGCGATTCCGCACGGCAAGTTGCCGGATCTGGATCGTATCCACGGCATTTTCGCTCTGTTGGACAAGCCGGTCAATTTCGACGCGATGGATGACAAGCCGGTCGATATCGTCTTTCTGCTGCTCGCCCCCGAAGGGGCTGGAGCCGACCATCTCAAGGCCCTTGCCCGCATTGCCCGCGTGTTGCGCAGTGAAGGCACTCTGGAAAAACTGCGCGCCGCAACCGAAGGCGATGAGATCCGCGCTGTTTTGAGTGTCGTTCAGGAATCCAACGCTGCCTGA
- the hpf gene encoding ribosome hibernation-promoting factor, HPF/YfiA family, with the protein MTLRVSGKQVDVGDSLRSYAEDRVAETVQKYFDGGYKGHMTLEKEGIGFKSDLVIHLDTGMVMQASGSDADPQRSFENANEHIDKRLRRYKRRLKSHRTERAGSPEAIEVAYGVIQNPDTQDEVPEDFTPVVIAESTSPIRTMTVGDAVMALDMTEAPVMVFRNAGDDAINVVYKRKDGHVGWVNPSLTK; encoded by the coding sequence ATGACGCTTCGAGTATCAGGCAAACAAGTAGATGTTGGTGATTCACTGCGCAGTTATGCCGAAGATCGCGTTGCCGAAACCGTCCAAAAATATTTCGATGGTGGCTATAAAGGTCATATGACCTTGGAGAAAGAGGGGATCGGATTCAAGAGTGATCTGGTCATCCATCTCGATACCGGGATGGTCATGCAAGCAAGCGGTTCAGACGCTGACCCGCAGCGAAGTTTCGAGAATGCAAACGAGCATATCGACAAGCGCTTGCGGCGCTACAAACGTCGCCTGAAAAGCCATCGGACGGAACGTGCCGGATCGCCTGAGGCGATTGAAGTGGCATATGGCGTGATCCAGAATCCTGATACGCAGGATGAGGTCCCGGAAGACTTCACCCCGGTGGTCATTGCCGAATCCACGTCGCCCATCCGGACGATGACCGTTGGCGATGCCGTGATGGCGCTTGACATGACCGAAGCCCCGGTCATGGTCTTCCGAAATGCGGGAGATGATGCTATTAACGTGGTTTATAAACGCAAGGACGGCCATGTTGGTTGGGTCAATCCTTCCCTCACCAAATAA
- the rpoN gene encoding RNA polymerase factor sigma-54: protein MALTPRLDIRQSQSLVMTPQLMQAIQLLQMSNLDLVSYVQQELESNPLLEAAGGEYANETSSSESGDTSDSDRFDGDAPANAERSNTEASGEASDGESSGGESGGPDLSEQFGDERPEHMEAISNDLDARLDNVFPDDHGSAEQSGPQLNDPWMSTPMRNGGANPDYDLEAVLAGELSLSDHLEQQLSTAIADPKQRIIGQFLINELDDFGYLQSDMTLVANRLGVDDEEVEAVLAVLQTFEPAGVFARTLSECLALQLKEQNRFDPAMAALLDNLELLAKRDFAALRKLCAVDEDDLTEMVAEIRALNPRPGGGFGHLTVQPIIPDVFVKQASDGSWRLELNSDTLPRVLVNRTYYAEINQTASGKKEKEFLVDCLQSANWLVKSLDQRAQTILKVATEIVKQQDAFFTHGVTHLRPLNLRTIADAIQMHESTVSRVTSNKFIATNRGTFEMKYFFTSAIAATSGGDSHSAEAVKHRIRQAIDGESVSKILSDDALVTLLRDSGIDIARRTVAKYREAMHIPSSVQRRREKKAAQG from the coding sequence ATGGCTCTGACACCCAGACTGGATATTCGCCAAAGCCAATCGCTGGTGATGACGCCGCAGCTGATGCAGGCCATTCAGCTGTTGCAGATGTCCAATCTCGATCTGGTTTCCTATGTCCAGCAGGAGCTTGAAAGCAATCCCTTGCTGGAGGCGGCGGGTGGTGAATATGCCAACGAGACGTCCAGCTCCGAGTCGGGTGATACCTCTGACAGCGATCGCTTTGACGGGGATGCTCCTGCCAATGCGGAACGCAGCAACACAGAGGCTTCAGGTGAAGCGTCTGATGGCGAAAGCTCTGGCGGGGAAAGCGGTGGTCCCGACCTGTCCGAGCAGTTTGGCGACGAGCGACCTGAGCATATGGAAGCCATTTCCAATGACCTCGATGCCCGCCTCGACAATGTCTTTCCGGATGATCACGGCTCCGCCGAGCAAAGCGGCCCTCAGTTGAATGATCCGTGGATGTCGACCCCCATGCGCAATGGGGGGGCAAACCCCGACTATGATCTGGAAGCCGTGCTGGCTGGCGAGCTTTCCCTCAGTGATCATCTTGAACAGCAGTTGTCGACCGCGATTGCTGACCCGAAACAGCGGATCATCGGACAATTCCTGATCAATGAACTCGATGATTTCGGATATTTGCAATCGGACATGACCCTGGTTGCCAATCGGCTTGGTGTGGATGATGAGGAAGTGGAGGCGGTTCTGGCTGTGTTGCAAACCTTCGAGCCGGCCGGTGTCTTTGCACGCACCCTGTCTGAATGTCTGGCTTTGCAACTGAAGGAACAGAACAGGTTCGACCCGGCGATGGCTGCACTGCTGGACAATCTGGAACTTCTGGCCAAGCGGGACTTCGCTGCCCTACGCAAGCTTTGCGCGGTTGACGAGGATGATCTGACCGAGATGGTGGCCGAGATCCGGGCACTCAATCCCCGGCCCGGTGGTGGCTTTGGCCATCTGACGGTCCAGCCAATCATCCCCGATGTCTTTGTCAAGCAAGCAAGCGACGGCAGCTGGCGGTTGGAATTGAACAGTGACACCCTGCCAAGGGTGCTGGTCAACCGGACCTACTATGCGGAGATCAACCAGACCGCATCGGGCAAGAAGGAAAAGGAATTTCTGGTCGATTGCCTGCAAAGCGCCAATTGGTTGGTCAAGAGCCTTGATCAGCGTGCCCAGACGATCCTCAAGGTCGCGACCGAAATCGTCAAGCAGCAGGATGCCTTCTTCACCCATGGTGTGACCCATCTTCGACCCCTCAATCTGCGCACCATCGCAGATGCCATCCAGATGCATGAAAGCACGGTCAGCCGTGTGACCTCGAACAAGTTCATCGCCACCAACCGCGGCACCTTCGAGATGAAATATTTCTTCACCTCGGCCATCGCGGCCACCTCGGGCGGCGACAGTCACTCGGCTGAGGCAGTCAAGCACCGCATTCGTCAAGCGATCGACGGCGAGAGCGTTAGCAAGATTCTGTCCGACGATGCGCTTGTGACCTTGTTGCGGGACAGCGGCATCGATATTGCTCGGCGGACGGTCGCCAAATATCGCGAAGCGATGCATATTCCGTCGTCCGTTCAGCGGCGGCGCGAGAAAAAAGCCGCTCAAGGCTGA
- the lptB gene encoding LPS export ABC transporter ATP-binding protein — MQDGPGWLVVHDIGKSYKRRTVVTSASLAVKRGEAVGLLGPNGAGKTTVFYMITGLVRPDKGYISLDGFDITRMPMYRRAKLGIGYLPQEASIFRGLNVEDNIMAVLQLVERNRKKRREQLDELLEEFSITHLRKSMAIALSGGERRRLEIARALASRPSFMLLDEPFAGVDPIAVGDIQQLVRHLTARGIGVLITDHNVRETLSLIDRAYIIHSGNVLTNGTPTEIIQNPDVRRLYLGESFSM; from the coding sequence ATGCAGGATGGCCCCGGCTGGCTGGTTGTTCATGACATTGGCAAGAGCTACAAGCGCCGCACGGTGGTCACATCGGCCTCACTGGCTGTCAAAAGGGGGGAAGCGGTTGGTCTTCTGGGCCCCAACGGGGCAGGCAAGACGACGGTTTTCTACATGATCACCGGTCTGGTTCGCCCGGACAAGGGGTATATTTCCCTAGACGGTTTCGACATCACGCGCATGCCGATGTATCGTCGCGCCAAGCTTGGCATCGGCTATTTGCCTCAGGAAGCCTCGATTTTCCGTGGTTTGAATGTCGAAGACAATATCATGGCCGTGCTGCAGCTGGTTGAACGCAATCGCAAGAAGCGTCGTGAACAGCTCGATGAGCTGTTGGAAGAATTCTCCATCACCCATTTGCGCAAATCCATGGCGATTGCCTTGTCCGGTGGTGAGCGTCGTCGGCTGGAAATTGCCCGTGCTCTGGCCTCTCGTCCATCCTTCATGTTGCTTGACGAACCCTTCGCCGGCGTTGATCCCATCGCGGTTGGCGATATTCAGCAATTGGTCCGCCATCTGACGGCCCGCGGCATCGGTGTTTTGATCACCGATCACAATGTCCGCGAAACCCTGTCCTTGATCGATCGTGCCTATATCATTCATTCTGGCAACGTACTGACCAATGGCACACCGACAGAGATCATTCAGAACCCGGATGTCCGTCGCCTCTATTTGGGCGAAAGCTTCTCGATGTGA
- a CDS encoding LptA/OstA family protein has protein sequence MDSFSMHHRPRPTARAQVTAKAETTSAKMQLATFTLAMLLMLALLTGGVSAQGMAQVTSGLRTNPDAPIEIEADQLDIFDKEKIAVFKGSVRAKQGDTIVNSARLTVHYSGGGVGTAQSITRLEADGGVRISQKDQNAKGDRAYVDMVREVITLSGNVVLTQGKNVLRGSKLTVNMKSGAAQMLSAAKTGNANGKGKGRVQGLFIPNRK, from the coding sequence ATGGATTCTTTCAGTATGCATCATCGCCCCCGTCCAACGGCTCGTGCGCAGGTCACGGCAAAGGCGGAAACGACCTCTGCCAAAATGCAACTCGCTACGTTCACCCTTGCCATGTTGCTGATGCTTGCATTGCTGACAGGTGGGGTATCCGCGCAAGGCATGGCGCAAGTCACATCAGGTCTGAGGACCAATCCCGATGCGCCGATTGAAATCGAAGCCGATCAACTCGATATCTTCGACAAGGAGAAGATCGCCGTCTTCAAAGGCAGTGTCCGCGCCAAACAAGGGGACACCATTGTCAATTCCGCACGCCTGACGGTCCATTATTCCGGTGGTGGGGTCGGAACTGCGCAGTCCATCACCCGGCTTGAGGCCGATGGCGGTGTCCGCATTTCACAAAAGGACCAGAATGCCAAGGGCGATCGCGCCTATGTCGACATGGTCCGCGAGGTCATTACATTGAGCGGCAATGTGGTCCTGACGCAGGGCAAGAATGTGCTGCGAGGCTCGAAGCTGACGGTGAACATGAAAAGTGGGGCTGCCCAGATGCTGTCCGCTGCCAAAACCGGCAACGCCAATGGAAAAGGCAAGGGGCGGGTTCAGGGCCTGTTCATACCCAATCGAAAATAG
- the lptC gene encoding LPS export ABC transporter periplasmic protein LptC: protein MTDPKDDPFPQTRRGPAIPDPTRREAVRQGGVQHEQAERVESDLIEADHISADLGPEPLHPTSIQPTKDGASTFSNMRIISEDEQHKAFRSAQRHTRRVTWLKWLLPLIALGIIGSFTTWAVNQKPVPLPEEVVSNEEAFKQDEIIMQNPNLNGFSDDRAYEVKAVKAIQKLSEPDVVNLEDLSARITMPNADWVTFTSNAGRFNQKDEFLELSGAVDVKSSQGYGLKTEAVEVKMKDNYLRTTEPVRIASKDILLQADTLEAIDSGDLIRFTGNVRLRIDTALINGESSAAPQQGSN from the coding sequence ATGACCGACCCGAAGGACGACCCGTTTCCTCAAACGCGCCGTGGCCCAGCCATTCCGGATCCGACGCGTCGCGAGGCTGTTCGTCAGGGGGGCGTTCAACACGAACAGGCAGAACGAGTTGAATCGGATCTCATCGAAGCCGATCATATCTCGGCAGATCTGGGGCCGGAACCGCTACATCCGACATCAATCCAACCGACAAAGGATGGCGCCTCCACCTTCTCCAACATGCGCATCATTTCGGAAGATGAGCAGCACAAGGCGTTTCGCTCCGCCCAGCGCCACACCCGCCGGGTGACATGGCTGAAATGGCTGTTGCCGCTGATTGCGCTTGGCATCATCGGAAGCTTCACCACATGGGCCGTCAATCAAAAACCTGTTCCGCTGCCTGAAGAGGTTGTCAGCAACGAAGAGGCCTTCAAGCAGGATGAGATCATCATGCAAAACCCGAACCTCAACGGCTTTTCCGATGACCGGGCCTATGAGGTGAAGGCGGTGAAGGCCATTCAGAAGCTCTCCGAGCCTGACGTGGTCAATCTTGAAGATCTGTCTGCCCGGATCACCATGCCCAACGCCGATTGGGTCACCTTCACGTCCAATGCAGGCCGCTTCAATCAGAAGGACGAGTTTTTGGAGCTGAGCGGCGCGGTCGATGTGAAATCTTCTCAGGGCTATGGCCTGAAGACAGAAGCGGTGGAAGTGAAGATGAAGGACAATTATCTGCGCACCACCGAGCCGGTTCGCATTGCCTCAAAGGACATTTTGCTGCAAGCCGACACACTCGAGGCGATTGATAGCGGAGATCTGATCCGTTTTACGGGCAATGTTCGACTGCGCATCGACACCGCATTGATCAATGGTGAAAGCAGTGCAGCACCGCAACAAGGGAGCAATTAG